acccccaggtacacacaagccatgagacgctacaacacaacagctcaatagcatcataaaataaaagcacataccggtccttggggcccacataagacacttggcacccaagtcccatactaacctgccgctgccctgaaaggcaacaaatatctgcaacaaacctgcgcgcgctgtcccaggccggtactcccgtcacctgtatccgtcggtactcccgacaaccgagccataggctccctcggaacggtactcccgtccgagaactaaatactatcagtatccatgcaatacacatagaaatgcaatggcgtagtgagcatcaacgtgatacaaggcgcccatacatccaggcatcaggctatgctccgcccacatagtaaaccacacgccatgcatatgctcgcggtggatgcaacctaaccaaactagaatgtccgtgtccaagcatactcaataaatgaatatcccagcatgcatcccgtacccatgtgcatatcaaatcatgaacagtaatacaatatatctaatcatgcagtaaatcacataccggcagagctagtcagcagtgtccggcaccggtcaacggccagtgactaggggtgtccacccgacggtccacatcaaggccgtaccatagtctaccccaacgtcaccaacaaccgacccctgccccactgctcaatagctctaaccgaaccataaataaatctgagaaaaattgtaagtaaatccaataaaatcgtaaataaaccctcacgtctaggaacctagtccccaaaccggttcagcatcattcccgaaaagagtgggggcggtacaaacccccataggctcacaacgaataaaattatagaagcctcggatttaatttaaattaaaacaaatgaataatagttcaaccaataaggcaaggtgccgaattaaagtaagggaggtgataaaatacagaaaattacggggtcttccacgggaattaaagatcaggaagagagggttaagaacttgcctttacacggccgttccttgcttttcttacgcacccgctgcgaagtaaaacgttcgctggcaataaataaaatcgcagtttaattaaataaatctaccgtgtaatataaataatttaaccgtctaaaatccctcgtaagcgcaccacaattaatatctcaacgagtctcatatttattttaaattaaatcacgctaataaagccagcttaataaattaaatttaaatcaaacgactccaaacgactccaaattccataattaataaacgagtcgaaacagacgaagggaaggtataaaatacgagaaatcacagggtttctcacgggaattaaagaatacgaggaaagggattggaacttgcctgaaatcagctgatttcgacctcactcgagctcccaatgcaaattaaatcattttctagcaaataacacaatcgggacccaaattaattaattttaatcgcgaaaaatttataattaaaatataacatgcttctattaatttttacccacgtacctgatcacttcctatgacgacaaaatcccaaaatcgccccattttctattcttttcttcttctttcctttttcttttcttttattttctcctcttcttcttcttcttcttcttcttcttcttcttcttcttcttcttcttcttctccgcgccgctgctcctgctcctgcacaccatttttcttcttcttctccgcgccgctgctcctgctcctgcacaccatttttcttcttcttctcttcttctttccttttccttcttcttctcccttccttcttcctttcctcttcttcttcttcttcttccgcgcaGCCGCggcttctttcttcttcctgcaaCAGCGCACCAGCGGTCTTCTGTCGCGGCCGAGCTCCACCAGTCGCCGCCTCTGGCCAGCGGCACCACCGGCCAGCCCCGCCTCCAGCTCTGCCTTCCACGACTGTGCGCGCCACCGCTGCTCCGTGCCGCCGCCGCTGCCGATTGCTCCGTGGCCGCGACTTCTTCAAGCCGCAGCTGCtcttcgtcggccatggcagcggctgccatggccgattggccttctctctctctctctctctctctctcgcggcTGAGCTCTTCCCCTCACctgatctctccatctctcactctctgctcactTCCTCTGTCTCTCTTCTGCTCTTCTTTGCTTTCCATTTGATAGAAATGGCGTAGCCTCCAAGCATCGCCCACAGccacaaaataatacataatttaattagttaaataaatttaatttagataaatttaatttacacttatattatttttgggatattacaaataTACTCTCTTTATTAaccatcattcattcattattcAGCAGTCAACCACTGGGACGAATGCAAAGTAGGGGAACTGCCTTTaccatttaaaagaaaaaaactataatatttgatgaatttttagatttatCATTAATTTATCCCATACCTTTTgcaatcttaaaaaaaaattataatattttgtttaaattcaaatatgcTATTAAGAAagcttttaaattaaatttttaatttcactctCGTCTTTTATAACTGGGTTATTGATTCTGTCTCTTCGTATTCGATTTTTACATTATCattttactttatatttatttttaatctaattTGACAATCGTCAAcgtttttgaaatataaaaaggtCATAAAGAACAATTATAATATGATAACATGCAtctattttgtaaatatatcttaattatgagattagtttttattttaaattcatagttaatattaaaatatcaataaatttttatgatatgttaatagatatttattataaaaatttgctcccaataaaataaattttgagatcTGTCCCCGGTCAAccatgaatatttttttataggatGGTTCcttctgaaaatatatataaattttgcacacatatttaattatttgatatgtatacaatatttttttattccaaagagtatacacattttttatcaaatattactttcaatttgtatttaaaaagtTTGAAGAAATGATAATGTTGTAGTGATGATGAAACTTGTAAACTAGAAGTAAAATGGGTACATAAATAAGAGAGAgttttaattataagagttactATTTGGGTGTTTTCGGATTAAATCATTTAATGAACTCATTCAATAATGACCACCTACATACTTATATTAGTGTCACcacacaaataattaataaaattaaccGCGCTCTTGTGAGTATGCATAGTCTATATCGGTCCGATCTTACTTGTACTATAAATGGCCAATTCTATAATCTTATGATCAATAATAGTTCAAGAATGAAATACAACTCATTCGGTCTCGTTaatatgattttatcatgtcCAATTGATATCGCTACACtctttaaactttattttaaataggaaaacataaaaaaaaaacacgtaatcaaatattaaaataaaaattactattattaatcaaaatttgtATGACATTTATAAGAACTCAGGTTATACGTATATCAAGGCAAAcatttttgtgttgattatagCTTGGCTTCCTTTTTATACATAGAGTAAATTACCTAACTACATAATCAAGAATGGGATGGTCAATATATAATAAGTCACAAACaatcaccatatttaattattgaattattttttcaccaaaatCATTTATGAAATAGTATCATCATAGAGACattgtatttataattataaaatattatatatatacatctattTAAAAATGTACAAACTTTTAAAATCTTAAATTCTCCTACATCTAATGTTTGTTACCATTCTTATAGCCCATACAACAATGACTTAAATAGTGAAAAATTTATCTCTAGATAGCTAGAAGCTCGACCACCACATGAAAAGCAAGAAATTGCTTTTCTATTATATAAGTTTAGTTAGCATATGTCAGAGCGTATAAGTTGAATGATTGGATGAATAATATATCGGTATTAATTCGATGAGTTGCGAGTTTAATTCTCATCATGCGTAAGGCCCAAAGACCCGACTTATGATTTACCTCCACTAACATAATTGATGATACAAATATTGAAAATCGAACAAAGATGACCATCTCAAATTTAATTGGCATGCCATAGATCTAACTAACAATAATTATCATTACAAtgtttaatttatactttttaacaaaaataataaacacaaagcaaataaaatacaacaataaatacTAAATGTGAACGCattaacacacaaaaaaaaaaatacaataattgcaTAGACACTAAACCATATGTGTATCTTTTCCTTGTGCTAAGCTATTTGGAATTAAACGAAATTGAAGGGTAGTGGGGGGAGGCAATGATTTTGTGGATTAGGGTGTATTCGATTAGTTTAATCACTTAAAAATAGAATgctagataaataaaaataaaaacaattggGAGAGAAAGAAATTGCCAAACGGATCCTATCGGCCGATGACGGCGAGGTTTCCGGTCTGCTAGCCCAGCCCTTCTCTGCATTTTGGGCCCGGCCCAGCCCATCCTAAATTGAGGTTATGTTCCAATTTCAAACTATTAGAATTGCCAAATGCATTGTGTATTATTATTTCTCACAAATAGAATTGAAATATACAcacattattaaattaaaacatatgtacttcattttcttttcatttccgtCAATCACCTGCTGTCGGAAGTTGTACGGTGATTCATGTCTGTCACGGTGACAATAGCAAAGCCCCTCCCACGGGGAAGAAGAACCCGATGAAACCCTAATTCCTCCCTGGTTTCTCCCGATTTAACACGGGCACATTCGCTTTCTCCCTCTCAAGAACTCAAGGCAGTGAAGTCATCGCTCTGCGTCCACAGTTTAATCAGAGACACTACTACTTTCTCTGCTCCatttagagagagaaacgaGGAGAGGGAGGCCAACTAAGCCAATGTCTTCCACAGCAAGGGGGTTTGTGAAGGGCTGCAGGGCTTTGATGGCCCCAGCCAAGGCCGCTGCCTCCAAATCGTCTTCCTCTAGCGCCGCAAAGCCCAAGCCTCGTTCATCCTCGTCACCGAAATCGCCTTCTACTGCTCGTAAATTGAGCGCGCCGGGCGGCATCCTCAAGGTCTCGCCTGTCTCGCCGGCGCTCCACCAG
This window of the Diospyros lotus cultivar Yz01 chromosome 5, ASM1463336v1, whole genome shotgun sequence genome carries:
- the LOC127802325 gene encoding protein TRI1; its protein translation is MSSTARGFVKGCRALMAPAKAAASKSSSSSAAKPKPRSSSSPKSPSTARKLSAPGGILKVSPVSPALHQFLGAPEASRTDALKKIWAYIKLHNLQNPANKREINCDDKLKAIFEGKDKVGMLEIGKFLSRHFVKTS